One genomic region from Gossypium hirsutum isolate 1008001.06 chromosome D13, Gossypium_hirsutum_v2.1, whole genome shotgun sequence encodes:
- the LOC107936042 gene encoding mitoferrin: MAITSPLKPLQNPNCPYSSFQKTQFFSNSLFLMATEATTTNFQNSDFRPLPQPPDFHPEVIVSPHDGLHFWQFMIAGSVAGCVEHMAMFPVDTVKTHMQALGSCPIKSVGVRHALRSILKSEGLPGLYRGIGAMGLGAGPAHAVYFSVYEVCKKYFSGENPNNSAAHAVSGVCATVASDAVFTPMDTVKQRLQLGNSAAYRGVFDCVKKVLKEEGFGAFYASYRTTVLMNAPYTAVHFTTYEALKRGLIEISPESVSDERVIVHATAGALAGASAAVITTPLDVVKTQLQCQGVCGCDRFKSSSIGDVVKTIMRKDGYKGLMRGWIPRTLFHAPAAAICWSTYEAAKAFFQEINASSESGT; this comes from the exons ATGGCTATAACTTCACCGCTAAAACCATTACAAAACCCTAATTGTCCCTATTCTTCATTCCAGAAAACCCAATTTTTCTCCAATTCTTTATTCTTGATGGCGACAGAAGCTACCACAACAAATTTCCAAAATTCAGACTTCAGGCCACTCCCACAGCCACCGGATTTTCACCCGGAAGTGATCGTGAGTCCCCACGACGGGCTCCACTTTTGGCAGTTCATGATTGCTGGTTCCGTTGCCGGCTGCGTTGAGCATATGGCTATGTTCCCTGTTGACACCGTCAAGACTCATATGCAAGCCCTCGGCTCTTGCCCCATCAAATCGGTGGGTGTACGTCACGCGCTCCGTTCCATTCTCAAATCTGAAGGACTCCCGGGCTTATATCGGGGAATCGGGGCCATGGGACTTGGGGCTGGCCCTGCCCATGCCGTCTACTTCTCTGTATACGAGGTTTGCAAGAAGTATTTTTCCGGTGAGAACCCGAATAACTCGGCGGCTCATGCTGTATCCGGTGTTTGCGCGACGGTAGCAAGCGACGCCGTTTTTACGCCCATGGATACGGTGAAACAAAGGTTACAGTTGGGCAATAGTGCTGCTTATAGAGGGGTGTTTGATTGTGTTAAGAAAGTTTTGAAAGAGGAAGGTTTTGGGGCGTTTTATGCTTCCTACAGGACAACAGTGCTCATGAATGCACCGTATACTGCCGTTCACTTCACAACTTATGAGGCATTGAAAAGGGGTTTGATTGAGATTTCACCAGAGAGTGTAAGTGATGAGCGGGTGATTGTCCATGCAACGGCTGGTGCTCTTGCTGGGGCTTCTGCTGCCGTTATCACTACACCACTTGATGTAGTCAAAACTCAGTTGCAGTGTCAG GGTGTATGTGGGTGTGATAGATTTAAGAGTAGTTCTATTGGAGACGTGGTCAAAACAATAATGCGAAAAGATGGGTACAAGGGCCTCATGAGAGGATGGATTCCCAGAACGCTTTTCCATGCTCCTGCTGCTGCAATCTGCTGGTCAACATATGAAGCAGCAAAAGCATTCTTCCAAGAAATCAATGCTAGCAGTGAAAGTGGCACGTAA